DNA from Geobacter sulfurreducens PCA:
GGCGGCCGCCGCAACGAGCCCCCAGCAAAGGGCCTGTCCTGCGATGAAATACTCCATGCGGTTCCTTCTTTTCGCGCCTACGCGCTACCGGCCGGGCCGGTCGGCGCCGCAGCACCGTTCCAGCTCCGCCAGGCGCTCTTTCATATCCTTTTCCTTCAGCCAGCGATCGGTCACGTCGCGGATCACGGCGCCGCTGCCGGCCATGGTACCGGCCTCGTCGCGCACGAGCGCCATGGAGAATTCGGTGGACAGGCGACTGCCGTCGGCCCGCAGGGCCGGTGCCGTGAGCAGCTTGGTGCCATAGCGGGTCGTACCGGTCTCCATGACCCGGCGGTACCCTTCCCAGTGACGGGCCCGCAGGTTTTCGGGAATGATGAGGTCCAGGGACTGCCCCACCGCCTCGGCTGCGGCAAAGCCGAACATCCGTTCAGCCCCGGGGCTCCAAAGACGGATGACCCCCTCCCGGTCGGCGTAGACAACGGCATCGGGAACTCCCTCGGCAACCAAGCGGTACAGGACATCGTTCGTATCGTCAGCCATGCAACACCTCCTGTTCTCCCACGTTGAATGATAAACGGTACCCCGTCTTGGACGGGGGTCAAGCCCCTCCCATCCTCTCAGTGGCTCAGGTACGGCACCATGGGGATGAGCTGCCGGTAGTCCTCATAGGTAAGTGAGCTCTGCCAGGCGCCGGTGGCCATACCGGTGCCGATGCCGGCGGCGAAGAGGAGCAGCACCACGGCAGGGAACACCCATGCCGGGAGCGGCTGTCGCCAGAGGGGTGGCGCCATCCGGAGCACCTCCCGTTGGGGACAGCTGGCCACGCAGGTGAGGCAGCCGGTGCATTCGGCGGAGCGGATTGTCTCGCGCTCGTGGACCGGAAGCCCGGACGGGCAGGCCCTGGAGCAGCTGCGGCAGCCGGTGCAGCCGGCCGCGTCGCGCCGGATCTTGAAGGGACTCAGAAAACTCGCCACCCCCAACAGCGCGCCGTAGGGGCAGAGATAGCGGCACCAAGCGTTTTTGTAGAGCAGCGACAGTGCCGTGAGTACGAGGAGAGTCGCCACGGTGGTGCCCGACATCCGAGTAAAGAAGTGAAGCATCTTCACGTCGCTCACGGCCCAGTAGGGGGTTTCGAGAAAGGCCGCCAGGGCAAAGACCGGCATGTCGACCAGGATGATCTTGACGAAAAAGAGAAGCAGCAGGTACTTCGCCCCCCGCAGGACCCGGTCGAGCCGGGGCCAGACCCGGAAGTTGCGGCCAAAGAGCCGTTGTCCCAGCTTCCAGGCCGCCTCCGACAGGGTCCCCACCGGACAGAGCCAGGAGCAGAACGACTTCTTCGCCACAAGGCTCATGCCGACGATGGTCAGGAAGATGACCAGGGCTGCCGGGTGGACCGGGTTGATGGTGCCGGTGGCAAGCCAGAGCTTCGTGCCGGCCAAGGCACCGATGGGAAGAAATCCCTCCACTCCCGGCGGGCGGGAAATCAGCGGCGTTGCGCCGCCGGTCTCGAAGTGGCGGACAAAGACGCCGAAGCGGATGCCGATGACGACAACCCAGGCGAAGAAGCCCCACTGGACCAGGGAGCGCCAGAGGGTGATACGTGCATGCTGATGCCGATTGTTCATGGGTAGTGCCTCGCGCAGCAGCGGTACCGGAGCCGGCAGGGACTGATACCGGCCCCGGCCCCGCTGCCATCGTGACTACTTTTCCTTGGCCGCCAACGGGTCCTTGATCTCGTGCTCGGCCTTGAACATGAGCTTCTTCACTCCGCGGTTGTTCGTGTACTTGGCCAGCTCCAGGTCGACCTTGAGGGGAACCGTCACCCCGGCCTTGGCCAGGGCCTGCCGCAGGAACCCTTCGGCCTTGCCCGCGTGGGCAGCGGCGTCGCCCGTTATTCGCAGAGCTTCGGTGGGATTATGGAAACCGATCGAGTTCTCGGCGCCGATGAAGACTACCCGGTAGAACGCCTCTTCGTAGTGATCCCTGGCTTGGTCATAGAGGGCCTTGTCGATCTGCTTGCCTTCGGCCTGGGCCTTGTGGGCCATTTCGAAGAGCTTGGCCACGGTGGCAGTGGCGTATCCGGCCCGGATGAACTGGGACATGGTCCGGTCCTGGATGGCGTACACCTGATTACGGAGCCATTCGGGACTCTCGGCATGGCACTGCTGGCACGCCTTGAGATCGTTCTTGAGGGGGCTCATGACCCGGTGGTCGGAGACCTTGCGGGTGCCCACCTTGGTGTAGGGCATGTGGCAGTCGCTGCAGGCGACCCCCGCCTGCCAGTGGACACTGTTGTTGGAGAAGAGCTCGAACTCGGGGTGGCGGATGAAGGCGAGTTTGAAGCCGGTTACCCCTTGGGTCCACTCGCGGTTTGCCGGGTTGCTCCGCAGTTTTGCGATGATGTTCTCGATGGTAATGCCGCCATAGCTGCTGCCATCCCAGGGGAAGAACACATCGGTCGACTTCATGTTCTCGTCCTTGGGAATGCTGTAGGTGACGTGGCACTGGGCACAGACCAGGGTCCGCTTGTCCTGGGTGGAGAGCTTCTCCTGATCCACGCCGAGCTTTTCCAGGGCCTTGCCGAGGGTGAACCCCCGCGAGACCTTCAGGGACAGGTCATTGTTGTTGTGGCAGTCGATGCAGGCCACGCCCAGCATCTGGTGCTCCTTGGGGATCTGGGCATGGACTTCCTTGTAGGGTTTGGAGAAGTAGTCCTTGCCGAGGCGCTGCTGCAGGGCCGGCGCATAGGGGGTCTTGCAGGTGAGACAGGAGCCTCCCGCCTTGACTCGCCCCGGGTCAACTTCGAACTGGTCCCGCACCATGTGGGCATGGCCCCTGGGCTCCTTGTACTCCACGCCGAACCCCCAACCGTTGTAGAGGAGCGCCAGGAAGGGGAACTCGTCCAGCTTGTCGTAGAAAACGCCGTCGTCGTCATACCCCTTCTTGTACCGGCTCTTACCCGCCACGGTGGGCTCTTCGGTCTTTTTCCAGAGATCGTAGTGGACCGGGTAGGCCTTTCCCCATTCGGCCGGGTCGATGGTACCGTCGGGGATGGCGACCCTGCCGGCCTGTTCCACCTTCTTGGGGGCACAGCCGGCTCCGGCCGCCGCCACCGCTGCCGTTGCGGCCAGGGCAGTCACGACGGCCCAACGCTTCATGCTTCTCTTACTCATATCGCTCTCCTCTCCTGCGCTAAATGCATGCTCTGTCCCGGCCCGTCACCGGGTGGCCATGGCGCCGGTCAGCTTGTGCCGCAGCTGCCGGTGACAGCCCCAACACTGGCGGGTCCGGTCCATGGTGGTCACCGTCGCCTCGTGGCACCGGACGCAGTTCTGCTGGACGACTTTTGCCCCATGGGACGACAGCTTGATCGGATCGGGGACATGGCCCGAATAGAAGGCCACCACATCC
Protein-coding regions in this window:
- a CDS encoding PAS domain-containing protein; this translates as MADDTNDVLYRLVAEGVPDAVVYADREGVIRLWSPGAERMFGFAAAEAVGQSLDLIIPENLRARHWEGYRRVMETGTTRYGTKLLTAPALRADGSRLSTEFSMALVRDEAGTMAGSGAVIRDVTDRWLKEKDMKERLAELERCCGADRPGR
- a CDS encoding 4Fe-4S binding protein — translated: MNNRHQHARITLWRSLVQWGFFAWVVVIGIRFGVFVRHFETGGATPLISRPPGVEGFLPIGALAGTKLWLATGTINPVHPAALVIFLTIVGMSLVAKKSFCSWLCPVGTLSEAAWKLGQRLFGRNFRVWPRLDRVLRGAKYLLLLFFVKIILVDMPVFALAAFLETPYWAVSDVKMLHFFTRMSGTTVATLLVLTALSLLYKNAWCRYLCPYGALLGVASFLSPFKIRRDAAGCTGCRSCSRACPSGLPVHERETIRSAECTGCLTCVASCPQREVLRMAPPLWRQPLPAWVFPAVVLLLFAAGIGTGMATGAWQSSLTYEDYRQLIPMVPYLSH
- a CDS encoding ammonia-forming cytochrome c nitrite reductase subunit c552, with the protein product MSKRSMKRWAVVTALAATAAVAAAGAGCAPKKVEQAGRVAIPDGTIDPAEWGKAYPVHYDLWKKTEEPTVAGKSRYKKGYDDDGVFYDKLDEFPFLALLYNGWGFGVEYKEPRGHAHMVRDQFEVDPGRVKAGGSCLTCKTPYAPALQQRLGKDYFSKPYKEVHAQIPKEHQMLGVACIDCHNNNDLSLKVSRGFTLGKALEKLGVDQEKLSTQDKRTLVCAQCHVTYSIPKDENMKSTDVFFPWDGSSYGGITIENIIAKLRSNPANREWTQGVTGFKLAFIRHPEFELFSNNSVHWQAGVACSDCHMPYTKVGTRKVSDHRVMSPLKNDLKACQQCHAESPEWLRNQVYAIQDRTMSQFIRAGYATATVAKLFEMAHKAQAEGKQIDKALYDQARDHYEEAFYRVVFIGAENSIGFHNPTEALRITGDAAAHAGKAEGFLRQALAKAGVTVPLKVDLELAKYTNNRGVKKLMFKAEHEIKDPLAAKEK